One Mucilaginibacter ginkgonis genomic region harbors:
- a CDS encoding TolC family protein — translation MRFRLCILLVSFATFCHGQTRTLDGFVDAALTSSPLIKDLNNQILAAQLDSLRIKAGFKPQVSGNAIGLYAPVIHGYGYSTAITNGQQLTGLITVDKQFIGRTYLNAQLQSILNQKDSLRNTIRLSEQDLRKTVIAQYISAYGSQEQRRFNKKIVDLLTQEEAALLKLTRSNVYKQSDYLAFLVTLKQAQLSLSQSVLQYKADYSTLKYLAGIRDTTLDSLSKPDLKPAYLTDRTQSIFFKQFQLDSLRIRNQNQLIDYAYKPKLHAYVDGGYNSDLSAEYYQHFGASAGFGLSVPIYDGGQRKLAHKRVQLEEQTRQQYKSFFDKQYTQQIYQLREQIAGYDTLLTDIQTQFKYSESLIKVDTKLLQTGDLKIADLILAVNNYFSIRNLLTTNTINQLQLINQLNYYNR, via the coding sequence ATGCGATTCAGACTTTGTATTCTCTTAGTGTCTTTTGCAACGTTCTGTCACGGTCAAACGCGTACGCTTGATGGTTTTGTAGACGCTGCCCTAACCAGCAGCCCGCTAATAAAAGATCTTAACAACCAAATACTTGCAGCGCAGTTAGACAGTCTGCGCATTAAAGCAGGCTTTAAGCCACAGGTGTCTGGAAATGCAATTGGTTTATATGCCCCCGTTATCCATGGGTATGGTTACTCTACCGCAATTACTAATGGGCAGCAGCTTACGGGTTTGATAACTGTTGATAAGCAGTTTATAGGCAGAACTTATTTGAATGCTCAGTTGCAAAGCATTCTCAACCAGAAAGATTCTTTACGTAATACAATTCGCCTGTCTGAACAGGATTTGCGGAAAACGGTCATCGCGCAATACATAAGCGCTTATGGCAGTCAGGAGCAAAGGCGATTTAATAAAAAAATAGTTGATCTGCTTACACAAGAAGAGGCAGCGTTGTTGAAGCTTACCCGCTCAAACGTCTATAAGCAAAGCGACTACCTGGCGTTTTTGGTAACGCTTAAGCAAGCGCAGCTAAGCCTTTCACAATCGGTATTGCAGTATAAGGCAGACTATTCAACGCTAAAATATCTTGCGGGTATAAGGGACACCACACTCGACTCTTTAAGCAAACCTGATCTAAAACCGGCCTACCTTACGGACCGCACGCAGAGTATTTTCTTTAAACAGTTTCAGTTGGATAGTTTACGCATACGAAATCAAAATCAATTGATAGACTATGCTTATAAACCAAAACTGCATGCCTATGTTGATGGCGGTTACAATTCTGACTTAAGCGCAGAATACTATCAGCATTTTGGCGCAAGCGCGGGCTTTGGATTATCAGTACCGATTTACGATGGCGGCCAGCGTAAACTTGCACATAAGAGGGTTCAGCTAGAGGAGCAAACCCGCCAGCAGTATAAATCATTCTTCGATAAACAATATACGCAACAAATTTACCAGCTAAGAGAGCAAATCGCGGGTTATGATACTCTATTAACAGATATTCAAACCCAATTTAAATATTCAGAATCGCTTATTAAAGTAGATACAAAATTGCTCCAAACGGGCGACCTCAAAATAGCAGACCTGATACTGGCTGTAAATAATTACTTCTCTATCAGGAATTTATTAACTACCAATACCATTAATCAACTGCAATTAATAAATCAACTCAATTATTATAACAGATAA
- a CDS encoding efflux RND transporter periplasmic adaptor subunit yields MTRYKLPAFTIFCLCATTLLSCGTGGNADSGSDESAASAVTPVTVTQIKTGEIADTLSLSAKSVFLQKNYVKANAIGYLQKVMVVPGQYVQKGQLLFLLKTKEAQSIGNAINVLDTTFKFSGLNRIRASSSGYITQLDHQLGDYVQDADQLAVISDHNSFAFLLQVPYELNKLIASNQNLVLTLPDGTKLNGHITSVMPNVDTLAQTQGLVVKVNSAKPLPENLVAKAKLIKAANAQAAMLPKAAVLANETLTEFWVMKVTNDSTAVKIPVKKGIETGSYIEITSPVFKSSDRILLSGNYGLADTAKIRIAKQ; encoded by the coding sequence ATGACCCGGTACAAATTACCAGCTTTTACCATATTTTGCCTTTGCGCAACAACATTGTTGTCGTGTGGTACCGGTGGAAACGCTGACAGCGGATCTGATGAAAGCGCCGCGTCTGCTGTAACACCGGTCACAGTTACACAAATAAAAACCGGTGAAATCGCCGATACTTTATCTTTAAGTGCGAAGTCTGTTTTCTTGCAAAAGAATTATGTAAAGGCCAATGCCATCGGTTATCTGCAAAAGGTGATGGTAGTTCCCGGTCAATATGTACAAAAGGGACAGTTATTATTCCTGTTAAAAACCAAGGAAGCCCAAAGTATTGGCAACGCGATAAACGTATTAGACACCACATTCAAATTTTCCGGGTTGAATCGTATCAGAGCTTCAAGTAGTGGCTATATCACACAACTGGATCATCAGTTGGGCGACTATGTTCAGGACGCCGACCAACTGGCTGTTATTAGTGATCATAACAGTTTCGCATTCTTGCTGCAAGTACCTTATGAGCTTAACAAGCTAATAGCAAGCAACCAAAATTTAGTCCTCACACTGCCCGATGGTACAAAACTCAACGGTCACATCACATCGGTAATGCCTAATGTTGATACGCTGGCGCAAACGCAAGGCCTTGTTGTAAAAGTTAACAGCGCCAAGCCATTGCCTGAGAACCTGGTGGCAAAAGCGAAATTGATTAAAGCTGCTAACGCGCAGGCGGCAATGCTGCCAAAAGCAGCTGTGCTTGCAAACGAAACCCTTACAGAATTTTGGGTAATGAAGGTAACGAATGACAGCACGGCTGTAAAGATACCTGTTAAAAAAGGGATAGAAACAGGGTCGTATATAGAGATTACTTCTCCTGTATTCAAATCCTCAGACAGGATTTTACTTTCGGGAAATTATGGCTTGGCAGACACTGCTAAAATAAGGATCGCCAAACAATGA
- a CDS encoding efflux RND transporter permease subunit: MKFTSDFFVKYKTPVSLMLLILLMGGGFAYTRLQTSLFPEITFPKIKIIADAGLQPVDKMMVTVTKPLENAVKQVPDLQYVRSTTSRGSCEISAFMNWDADIDISQQRIESSINQIKNNLPPEVNVTVQKMNPSILPVSGYTLESHNKSPIELKQIATYTAKPFLSQVTGVSEIRVIGGKTKEYWLVLDVQKMSSLGITPDMITNTLTQTNFIKSEGYLSAYKMLYLTVMDATVLTRDKLGEIVISNDRKRVIQLKDIANVQINPGIEYTKINANGHEGVLIAVIKQPNANLVELSDAMSRKITALQKILPPGVTIKPYYVQADFVKDAIRSVTDSLWIGLVLAIVVAMIFLRSLKASATILITIPVTLACTLLILYVKDSTFNIMTLGAIAAAIGLIIDDAIVVVEQIHRTHEEHPDEPITALIHEAIGYLLPAMIASSLSTIVIFIPFVLMTGVAGAYFKIMTNTMIITLICSFVITWIGLPVVYLLLTRKKKRNQKATEEHHVKKQRWVSFFIHKPVISLLFTLILIAVIIFIPGRLESGFLPDMDEGSIVLDYTSPPGTSLEETDRMLREVEKIIIKNPDVSAYSRRTGTQMGFFITEPNTGDYLIQLKKKRDKTTEDVISGLRGAIESTQPALRIDFGQVIGDMLGDLMTSTQPIEIKVFGNDQRVLQSLSKKVAHVVEGVKGTADVFDGIVIAGPSLEIQPNYGKLAQYNLTPNMLQTQVQNSLEGNIAGNLIEKEQLSPIRMVYPGNRSLDVSGLQKQNIFLSNGKLLPLAEVATVNIHPGDAEIQRENLQSMGVITARLDNGSLGSVVPVIKKQIEQKINLPTGYHISYGGAYAEQQQSFKELLIILVTASLLVFCVILFLFRDIRVGLVILGVAVLGIAGSFLALYITHTPLNVGSYTGLIMIVGIIGENAIFTFWQFKESARASTIDEAIIFSISTRLRPKLMTALGAIIALMPLALGIGAGAQLHQPLAIAVIGGFIVALPLLLIVLPSTLRVIFGKKTLDEHML, from the coding sequence ATGAAGTTTACCAGCGATTTTTTTGTTAAGTACAAAACCCCGGTAAGCTTAATGCTACTCATCTTGTTGATGGGCGGCGGATTCGCATACACACGTTTACAAACTTCTTTGTTTCCGGAGATCACGTTTCCAAAGATCAAGATCATTGCGGATGCCGGTTTGCAGCCGGTTGATAAAATGATGGTAACGGTAACCAAGCCGCTTGAAAACGCTGTTAAACAAGTGCCGGATTTACAATACGTCCGCAGTACTACAAGCCGGGGCAGTTGTGAAATATCGGCATTTATGAACTGGGATGCGGATATCGACATCAGCCAGCAGCGTATCGAGTCGAGCATTAATCAGATAAAGAACAATCTGCCGCCGGAAGTAAATGTTACCGTTCAGAAAATGAACCCGTCCATTCTACCGGTAAGCGGATATACACTAGAGAGCCACAATAAATCGCCGATAGAGCTTAAGCAAATTGCTACTTACACGGCTAAACCCTTTCTGTCGCAGGTTACAGGTGTATCAGAGATAAGGGTAATTGGGGGTAAAACCAAAGAGTATTGGTTAGTGCTTGATGTTCAAAAGATGAGCAGCCTGGGCATCACGCCCGATATGATCACCAATACGCTTACACAAACAAACTTTATAAAGTCTGAAGGTTATTTGTCGGCATATAAAATGCTTTACCTAACCGTAATGGATGCCACCGTGCTTACCCGTGATAAGTTAGGCGAAATTGTGATCAGCAACGATAGGAAACGGGTGATTCAGCTCAAAGATATTGCCAATGTGCAGATCAACCCCGGAATAGAATATACCAAGATAAACGCTAACGGGCACGAGGGTGTTCTTATCGCAGTTATAAAGCAGCCGAATGCAAACTTGGTAGAACTTTCTGACGCGATGAGTAGAAAGATTACTGCGTTGCAGAAGATACTTCCGCCCGGTGTAACAATAAAACCTTACTATGTGCAGGCCGATTTTGTTAAAGATGCCATACGCAGTGTTACAGATAGCCTCTGGATAGGATTAGTGCTAGCCATTGTAGTGGCTATGATCTTTTTGCGTTCGCTAAAAGCAAGTGCTACTATACTGATCACTATCCCTGTAACGTTAGCTTGCACGCTGCTGATTTTATATGTAAAGGATTCCACTTTTAATATCATGACGCTGGGCGCCATTGCGGCGGCCATAGGTTTGATCATCGATGACGCTATAGTTGTTGTAGAACAGATCCATAGAACACATGAGGAACACCCCGATGAGCCTATCACCGCGCTTATTCATGAAGCGATAGGTTACCTGCTGCCTGCCATGATAGCCTCATCGCTTAGCACTATTGTTATTTTCATTCCATTTGTACTAATGACGGGTGTTGCCGGAGCATACTTCAAGATCATGACTAATACCATGATCATTACTTTGATTTGCTCTTTTGTAATTACCTGGATTGGTTTACCTGTTGTTTACCTGTTGCTAACGCGCAAAAAAAAACGAAATCAAAAAGCGACGGAAGAACATCACGTTAAAAAGCAACGCTGGGTATCGTTCTTTATTCATAAGCCGGTAATCAGTCTGTTATTCACGCTAATATTAATTGCAGTGATTATCTTCATTCCGGGCAGGCTAGAAAGCGGGTTCTTGCCCGATATGGATGAAGGTAGTATTGTGCTTGATTATACCTCGCCGCCGGGGACATCGCTCGAAGAAACAGACCGCATGCTGCGCGAAGTGGAAAAGATCATTATTAAAAATCCGGATGTTTCTGCCTATTCACGCCGAACGGGGACGCAGATGGGTTTCTTTATTACAGAACCGAATACGGGCGACTACCTGATACAATTAAAAAAGAAAAGGGATAAAACAACAGAAGATGTGATCAGCGGCCTGCGGGGCGCTATAGAGTCGACCCAGCCTGCTTTGCGCATAGATTTCGGACAGGTTATCGGTGATATGCTGGGCGATCTGATGACGTCGACCCAACCCATCGAGATAAAGGTGTTTGGAAATGACCAGCGTGTTTTACAAAGTTTATCTAAAAAGGTCGCGCATGTAGTTGAGGGTGTAAAAGGGACTGCCGATGTTTTCGACGGAATTGTTATAGCAGGCCCATCGCTCGAGATCCAGCCAAATTACGGCAAACTGGCGCAGTATAACCTGACACCAAATATGCTGCAAACGCAGGTGCAAAATTCGCTTGAAGGAAATATCGCAGGTAATCTTATAGAAAAGGAGCAATTGTCGCCTATCCGAATGGTGTACCCGGGAAACCGTTCACTTGATGTTTCCGGTTTGCAAAAGCAAAACATCTTTTTGAGCAACGGCAAATTGCTACCGTTGGCTGAGGTTGCTACCGTAAACATACATCCTGGCGACGCAGAAATACAACGCGAAAACCTCCAATCTATGGGCGTAATAACCGCCAGATTAGACAACGGCAGTTTAGGGAGTGTTGTGCCGGTAATAAAGAAACAAATAGAACAAAAGATAAATTTACCAACCGGCTATCACATAAGTTATGGCGGCGCCTATGCAGAGCAGCAGCAGTCGTTTAAAGAATTGCTGATCATTTTGGTCACCGCCAGCTTGTTGGTTTTTTGTGTAATACTGTTTTTGTTCCGCGACATCAGAGTAGGCTTGGTCATCTTGGGTGTTGCAGTTTTGGGAATAGCCGGCAGTTTTCTTGCCTTATATATAACACATACGCCACTTAACGTTGGAAGCTATACAGGCTTGATCATGATAGTAGGCATCATTGGCGAGAACGCGATCTTTACTTTCTGGCAGTTTAAAGAAAGTGCCCGCGCCAGCACTATAGATGAGGCCATCATATTTTCCATTTCCACACGCCTGCGTCCTAAGCTAATGACCGCTTTAGGTGCTATAATAGCCTTAATGCCGCTTGCACTAGGCATCGGAGCGGGAGCGCAGTTGCACCAGCCCCTTGCCATTGCCGTTATTGGCGGGTTTATAGTGGCTTTGCCCTTATTGTTGATTGTCTTACCGAGCACGCTTCGTGTTATTTTTGGAAAGAAAACACTAGATGAACACATGCTCTAA
- a CDS encoding YncE family protein, which yields MITKMPLLAGALLMVSSAFAQQKSALHISNNFPIKSSGGWDYITVDGPNKRMFVSHGTQVNILSTAGDSLGVITGTNGVHGIALVKPLNKGYTSNGRDNACTVFDLTTYKPIAQIKVGTNPDAIFYDDFSKKVFVFNGRSQDASVIDPATDQVVATIPLGGKPETGVSDGKGKVFVNSETTNEVIAIDANTYKVIARYKLIDGDEPSGLAIDRATNRLFVGCGGNQTLIVMDAANGKNVARFKIGDTDGVAFDPALKLVYTSNGDGSLSIIKEMSANKFVQYTNLPTEVSARTIGLDEITHKIYLPAAKTEPVQSSADGKKSQPKQVPGSFHIIEISQ from the coding sequence ATGATAACTAAAATGCCCCTATTAGCAGGAGCCTTATTAATGGTCTCTTCGGCTTTTGCTCAACAAAAATCGGCCCTGCATATCAGCAATAATTTCCCAATTAAAAGTTCCGGTGGATGGGATTACATCACAGTAGACGGGCCTAACAAACGCATGTTTGTAAGCCATGGTACGCAGGTAAACATTTTAAGCACTGCCGGCGATTCGCTTGGCGTTATTACCGGAACAAACGGCGTGCATGGGATTGCATTAGTGAAACCGCTTAATAAAGGTTACACCAGTAACGGCCGGGATAATGCTTGTACAGTGTTTGATCTAACAACCTACAAGCCAATCGCTCAGATCAAGGTTGGTACTAATCCCGACGCTATATTTTACGACGACTTTTCTAAAAAAGTGTTTGTTTTCAATGGACGCAGTCAGGATGCTTCGGTGATAGACCCTGCTACAGATCAGGTTGTCGCGACCATTCCATTGGGTGGAAAGCCGGAAACAGGTGTGTCTGACGGAAAAGGAAAAGTCTTTGTCAATTCCGAGACAACAAATGAGGTGATCGCAATAGATGCCAACACTTACAAGGTAATTGCCCGTTACAAACTGATCGATGGGGATGAACCATCCGGCCTGGCTATTGATCGTGCTACAAACCGCTTGTTTGTAGGGTGTGGCGGTAACCAAACGCTGATTGTAATGGATGCAGCCAACGGAAAAAATGTAGCGAGGTTTAAAATCGGCGATACGGATGGTGTCGCTTTTGATCCGGCTTTAAAATTGGTTTATACGTCAAACGGCGACGGTAGCTTATCTATAATCAAAGAGATGTCAGCAAATAAGTTTGTTCAATACACGAACTTACCTACAGAGGTAAGCGCCCGCACTATTGGCTTAGATGAAATTACCCATAAGATATACCTTCCAGCCGCGAAGACAGAACCTGTACAATCATCCGCTGACGGAAAAAAATCACAGCCAAAACAAGTGCCCGGTTCTTTTCACATTATAGAAATATCGCAATAA
- a CDS encoding response regulator transcription factor, which produces MKILIIEDEPALRDSIKTYLSGDGNICETAFDYHSAIGKVSLYRYDCILLDITLPNGNGLDILRYLKDQKFEDGILIISAKNSLDDRVTGLDLGADDYLTKPFHLSELKARVAAIVRRKSFRGNEKLVYQEIMIDLVGKDVKINDITLKLTPKEYALLIYFIANKGKVVSKNAIVEHLWGDSFDVADNFDFIYSHIKNLRKKIIDAGGKEYIQAAYGLGYKFGSNNS; this is translated from the coding sequence ATGAAAATATTGATCATTGAAGATGAACCAGCACTTCGTGATAGTATTAAAACATACTTATCAGGAGATGGTAATATCTGCGAAACGGCGTTTGATTATCATTCGGCAATCGGTAAGGTAAGTTTATACCGGTATGACTGTATACTTTTGGATATTACCCTGCCAAATGGCAATGGTTTGGACATCTTAAGGTATCTAAAAGATCAAAAGTTTGAGGATGGTATACTGATCATATCTGCAAAAAACTCTTTAGATGACCGGGTGACTGGTTTAGATTTAGGAGCAGATGATTACCTTACTAAGCCCTTTCATCTTTCAGAACTGAAAGCGCGGGTAGCGGCCATTGTCCGCCGTAAGTCTTTCCGGGGCAATGAAAAATTGGTGTATCAGGAAATTATGATCGACTTGGTGGGTAAGGATGTAAAGATCAATGACATTACTCTAAAACTAACGCCAAAAGAATATGCCTTGCTAATTTACTTCATTGCCAATAAAGGCAAGGTTGTTTCAAAGAATGCTATTGTAGAACACTTGTGGGGCGATAGTTTTGATGTGGCTGACAATTTTGATTTCATTTACTCCCACATTAAAAACCTGCGAAAAAAAATTATTGATGCCGGCGGAAAGGAATATATACAAGCTGCTTATGGCTTAGGCTATAAGTTTGGAAGTAATAACTCGTAA
- a CDS encoding phosphatase PAP2 family protein produces MKRQRLALFTAILFFCLQNVYAQVDTAKKNIADTIKKDLTTAPDTVKHLHSKGWTFIPPAVMLAYGASSFAIEPLRRLDRSIYQQANDHNFVVRSHIEDYFQYAPVVLTYGLNLVGIHGKNTFLDRTLLFVLSEGIASGTAFIVKHASHRLRPNNADYYSFPSGHTTNAFAEAEFMSQELGAKSWVYSAVGYGFATTTGIFRIYHQDHWFSDVVAGAGLGILSTKAAYLIYPYLRNHLTKAGREKERNKDLPNELKKQPKTSSILVPSYRDGNLGLSFSMQL; encoded by the coding sequence ATGAAACGTCAACGACTAGCGTTATTTACAGCCATTTTATTTTTTTGTCTGCAAAACGTTTATGCGCAAGTTGATACGGCTAAGAAAAACATTGCGGACACCATTAAAAAGGATTTAACCACAGCGCCGGATACCGTTAAACATCTCCACAGCAAGGGCTGGACCTTTATTCCGCCGGCGGTAATGCTTGCTTATGGAGCATCGTCATTTGCCATTGAACCATTACGCAGGTTAGACAGGTCTATTTACCAACAGGCAAATGATCACAATTTTGTGGTACGTTCTCATATTGAGGACTACTTTCAATACGCGCCGGTAGTACTTACCTACGGTTTAAATCTGGTAGGCATACATGGTAAGAACACTTTTTTAGACCGGACATTGCTGTTCGTATTATCAGAAGGAATTGCGAGCGGAACAGCGTTTATTGTAAAACATGCGTCGCACCGTTTAAGGCCAAATAACGCAGATTATTATTCGTTTCCATCAGGACATACTACAAATGCTTTTGCCGAGGCAGAATTTATGTCGCAAGAGCTTGGGGCAAAATCGTGGGTCTATAGCGCAGTAGGTTACGGTTTCGCTACCACTACCGGTATTTTCCGCATTTATCATCAGGACCATTGGTTTAGTGATGTTGTTGCCGGTGCGGGCTTGGGCATCTTATCAACCAAGGCCGCTTATTTAATTTATCCTTATTTGCGCAATCACCTCACAAAAGCCGGCCGTGAAAAGGAACGAAACAAAGATCTGCCCAACGAATTGAAAAAGCAGCCAAAAACGAGCTCGATCTTGGTCCCGTCGTATCGTGACGGAAACTTAGGGCTTAGTTTTTCTATGCAATTATAA
- a CDS encoding lantibiotic dehydratase, protein MSLRFLPHVILRCPGSSYLGYKPNDLSGLSNNRHFLAALYLSNPQYFGILKRKDFNPDQLADKEALTLQNYYNRFCFRVTPFGAFASFTILNWTDDPTHEIIRLSSPNLHLLPDQHYRQSLLKLAGNGQLCVNATLYKQGRSFRFVKTELPQDGTAYKYSLTTFDADKLLSGLIKNFRHSVFTNDDVISKLQKATDCNEDDAVNYINYLVESGIVQDNILPATLHNTGISSRQDVLYSDVERMIDAEKQMHAAVDNVLEGQAIFYTNLQRYTADGLSTNYQQKLKDAVKALQALVLYEPHKLLSDFATAFEKRYERMAMPLLQVLDPVTGIAYGNNAQDEIPALLKDIDFAKLKQQQTNIQWTATHKLLLQKMASAHGKPIFITDEDIASLEARNEKQVPLPPSTALLFTIADGQIGIDTFGGVSANGLVGRFTLLDDQIFTAAKSVADKEEALHPEVIFAEINHLMDSHTDNINRRRTVYNYEICINTFPSPGVQQIYLEDLYISIKQSEVVLYSLTKKKRIIPRFSSAYNHQRNDLNIFRFLADLQYQNVRYDFSFSLEKFFPNLDYYPGVFFNDIRLSPAKWRLDKDIITSLTANSIETNLHGLKAYRTAHLVPTTITLGEADKRLYFDLGVETQAKLFLSNLKALNSATIEEFSLPASTQTTCDGKLMINQFVAFLANSETVYKGIANPLVNIKKETTRDFAPGSDWLFVKIYCSPLVADEIIARTLAPFMRKLTMQQADKWFFVRYYEGGHHIRLRIHLKNDEVHNTLDKVNAALCTHIDSGAITSLTVDTYKRELERYSGDIIAGVETLFYKSSIVVAAYLRSLDANAAIYPYYLFGFSSVLSMIDIYCPDLTDQIAFVETVTDNFLLEYGNQKELRIDLDKKYRALSRELLYLKPAEVYERLRLTKKQLQFETCFEAVLNNLTCDSNERRKQLVADIIHMHLNRIFAQNQRDHEMVIYYCLNKKLRSDLAKSKQAKP, encoded by the coding sequence GTGTCCTTAAGATTTCTGCCCCACGTAATACTAAGATGCCCCGGGTCAAGTTACCTGGGCTATAAACCGAATGACTTAAGTGGACTTTCAAATAACAGGCATTTTTTAGCGGCGTTATACCTGTCGAATCCGCAGTACTTTGGAATCTTAAAACGAAAAGATTTCAATCCGGATCAACTTGCTGACAAAGAGGCTCTAACGTTGCAGAACTATTATAATCGTTTCTGCTTTAGGGTTACACCATTTGGTGCATTCGCTTCATTTACCATCTTAAACTGGACGGATGATCCCACTCATGAAATTATCCGATTATCGTCACCAAATCTCCATCTTCTCCCCGACCAGCATTACCGGCAAAGTTTATTGAAGTTGGCTGGCAATGGGCAATTATGCGTTAACGCAACCCTTTATAAACAAGGAAGATCTTTCAGGTTTGTAAAAACAGAGTTGCCTCAGGATGGCACGGCTTACAAATATTCCTTAACCACGTTCGATGCGGATAAATTACTGTCCGGATTGATTAAAAATTTTCGTCATAGCGTTTTTACCAATGACGATGTAATATCTAAATTACAAAAAGCTACAGATTGTAATGAAGATGACGCTGTCAATTACATCAATTATTTGGTGGAATCAGGCATTGTTCAAGACAATATTCTTCCCGCCACTTTACACAATACAGGCATTAGCAGCCGCCAAGATGTTCTTTATTCGGACGTTGAAAGGATGATAGATGCAGAAAAGCAGATGCACGCTGCGGTTGATAACGTTTTAGAGGGACAAGCGATTTTTTATACCAATCTTCAACGCTACACGGCAGACGGTCTATCAACCAATTATCAGCAAAAATTAAAAGATGCCGTCAAAGCTTTGCAGGCTTTGGTTCTTTATGAACCCCATAAGCTGCTAAGTGATTTCGCCACTGCGTTCGAAAAGCGTTACGAGCGTATGGCCATGCCGTTATTACAGGTTTTAGACCCCGTAACAGGAATTGCCTACGGCAATAACGCACAAGATGAAATTCCGGCATTATTGAAGGATATCGATTTTGCCAAATTAAAACAGCAGCAGACGAATATACAATGGACGGCAACACATAAATTATTGTTGCAGAAGATGGCCTCTGCTCACGGCAAGCCGATTTTCATAACGGACGAAGACATCGCCTCGTTGGAAGCTAGAAATGAAAAGCAGGTGCCCTTACCGCCTTCAACTGCATTGCTATTCACTATTGCAGATGGCCAAATAGGCATCGACACCTTTGGCGGCGTTTCTGCAAACGGTTTGGTGGGCCGTTTTACATTATTAGATGACCAAATTTTTACAGCCGCGAAGTCAGTAGCTGATAAAGAGGAAGCGCTCCATCCTGAGGTGATTTTTGCTGAGATCAATCACCTTATGGACAGCCATACTGATAATATCAATCGCCGGAGGACAGTTTATAACTACGAGATTTGTATCAACACTTTCCCAAGTCCCGGGGTTCAGCAGATTTATCTAGAAGACCTCTATATCAGCATCAAACAAAGCGAAGTAGTACTCTACTCTTTAACAAAAAAGAAACGCATCATACCAAGGTTCTCATCAGCATATAATCATCAAAGGAATGATCTAAACATTTTTAGATTTCTGGCAGATCTACAGTATCAGAATGTGCGCTATGACTTCAGTTTCAGCCTGGAAAAGTTCTTCCCAAATTTGGATTATTACCCCGGTGTATTTTTTAATGACATCCGATTATCCCCCGCAAAATGGCGTCTTGACAAGGATATTATCACATCACTTACCGCAAATTCTATTGAGACAAACCTTCACGGATTAAAAGCTTATCGTACAGCACATCTAGTTCCGACTACAATTACTTTAGGCGAAGCGGATAAGCGGCTTTATTTTGATCTGGGTGTTGAGACGCAAGCCAAACTTTTCCTGAGTAATTTAAAGGCACTTAACAGTGCAACAATTGAGGAGTTTTCTTTGCCTGCAAGCACGCAAACCACCTGCGACGGTAAGTTGATGATCAACCAGTTTGTAGCGTTTTTAGCTAATTCAGAAACTGTATACAAGGGTATTGCGAATCCACTTGTCAATATCAAAAAAGAAACTACCCGCGACTTTGCGCCCGGCAGCGATTGGCTATTTGTAAAAATATATTGTTCACCCCTTGTTGCGGATGAGATAATTGCTCGTACACTCGCTCCTTTTATGCGAAAACTGACCATGCAACAAGCAGACAAATGGTTCTTTGTCCGCTATTACGAAGGCGGGCATCACATCAGGTTACGGATTCATTTAAAAAATGATGAAGTGCATAATACATTGGATAAGGTAAATGCTGCCCTATGTACCCATATCGATTCGGGTGCTATTACTTCCCTGACTGTTGACACCTATAAGCGCGAATTGGAACGGTATAGCGGGGATATCATCGCGGGGGTTGAAACCTTGTTTTACAAAAGCAGCATAGTTGTTGCGGCCTATCTGAGAAGCCTTGACGCCAATGCAGCCATTTATCCATATTATCTTTTCGGCTTCAGTTCTGTGTTGTCGATGATTGACATTTATTGTCCGGATTTGACCGATCAGATCGCATTTGTCGAAACAGTTACTGATAATTTCTTGCTGGAATACGGTAACCAAAAAGAATTACGAATTGATTTGGATAAAAAATATCGCGCGCTGTCCCGCGAGCTATTATACTTAAAACCGGCTGAAGTGTATGAGCGGCTAAGGCTTACCAAAAAGCAACTCCAGTTTGAAACTTGTTTTGAAGCAGTTTTAAACAACTTAACATGCGACTCTAATGAAAGGCGCAAGCAACTGGTAGCAGATATTATCCATATGCACCTTAACCGTATATTTGCGCAAAACCAGCGCGACCACGAAATGGTGATCTATTATTGCTTAAATAAAAAGTTGCGATCTGACCTGGCTAAAAGTAAGCAAGCCAAACCCTAG